CGCTACTCTGCAACAGTATGAGAAAAAAGAATATAGTCAAATGCCGACTGTTCCATCAGGGCTGGATCCGGATCCTGTTCAACCAGTTAGTTCATTAGTAGTTAGAAAAGAACCAGTACCGATTAAAGTAACTGCACCATCTTACTTGAACGAGACGAATAGCTCCGTAAAAGCAATTACTAATACAGTGAAAGACTACTATAAACTACAAGCATTATTTGATTTATATTACGGAATTGATGCAAGTGATTCTGCACAAATACCAGATTTTAGCGATTATCAAGTGACACTTGAAAATTCCGCAAAACCTTCTTCGTATTATTACATTTTTAATAAAGAAGATATCATCGGCAGCTTTGTAAATCTTACTACGGATCGTTTTGTGGCAGATTATACGAAAAAAATCAAAGCCTTTGAAAAGCGAATTGATGACTACAAAAGTGCGATGGCTGAGGCGAATTACAGGTCAGAAGATGTAACAAATAGATTAACCGAAACGACGCAAGAAGCCATTAATTTGAATACAAATCTAGCGTTAACACTTCAAAACTTAGAATCTTGGCGAGAAGCTAGTAAAGGTTTGATAGAAGAAAATGGTGTTGCTTTAGAAAAATCCGGTGAAGAAGCTACGATGGCGCTGCAACTAAGCTCCGAGTTTGCTGGGATTTTAGCGAAAAGTGAATCGTTAGCGGGGACTTCTGAAGGTAATTTGAAATCAGCAGAAGTCGTGTATCAGACTTTTGAAGCTATAGATAAAGAAGCGAAAAATATTCAACAAAGTGGAGAGACTTTAGTAAAAGAAGCATCTACACTTTCCGACGATTTAAGTGAAAAACTGGAAGATGACGAAACATTCCAGAAAAATTTCGCTAAAGTTATGAAAAATAGCCGTGTTGGTGATCGACAAAATGAAAACCTATATAGTTTCTTAAGTAGCCCGGTCGATAAGATGAATGCGGGGACTATAGTAGCAGGCGACAAATCAATGCCATACTTCATGATCTTGATTTGTACGATTCTTGCCATTTTCACCAGCTACGTTATTTCACACCAAGAGAAAAAACGTGAACAATTAAATGAATTTGAGAAAGAAATGTCGCTCGTCTTTAAAAATATTCCAATTACATTCCTAACAATCTGTGTAGGGATTATTGAAGGGCTAGTTATTGGCGCCGTTTCTGGATTTATTTTTGAAGTTGGCGAAATCGGTATGTTCCTATGGATTGGTGTCTGCGTGCTAATTATGATGGCGTTAGTTACTGCTTTTTCTTACTTACTACGTCAACTCAACATGATTGGTATGTCGCTTATTTTACTCGTTTTAAGTTTGTACCTGTTCTTAACAGATGCAGTTGGACTAAATATTGATAATGAGTCTATTTTTGCGACGTTCAGAACGTTCTCGCCACTTCAATACATGGAGTACTTGTTGAATGGGATTTTGAGTGCGCAGAAAGATTATATTATTGTCGTATACAGTTTGATTGGCGCGACAGTATTATTTACTGGCCTTAATCTATTTGTCTGGCACCGTTCTAAAGAGGAAGAAGTAGAGGAGGACAATTCAGATGAAATTTAAAATAGCTGCATTCGTTTTATTACTTTGTTTTGCCTTTGCTCCAGGAGTTCTCGCTGCAGATTCTGATAGCTATCTCGAAAACAACGGAAAAATGGACATAAAAACAGATAGACTCCAAAAAACAGAAGAAGAAAAAACGAAAGAACTAGAACAGATGGAAGAAACTGAGCTTGATAAAAACGGAATCCCGCTTTTTACTGACGAAATGGATGAAAAAATCGCTAAACAAAAAGCGGCGGAAAAAGCGGAATACGACCGAATTAAAGACTCACTTTTTGAAGAAGAATCTACATCCGGGGAAACGGTAGAAAAAACGAAAGCGAAGTTGTTTACAGGTAAGTACGAGGCAACTGCCGTGACTACTGAAACACCTACTAATGTAGAAACAACGATAGAAGACGAAATGAAAAAGACAAAACAAAAAACAGTTGGCGGAGCAATTGCTGGGACACTTGTGGCACTAGCCGGTGGGATTTATGTGGCAGCACGCAATGTTTTTGAATAGGAAGCGGGGAGTTTTACATGGCTAAAAATACACATATGAATGTGACAGTTGATTTCACAAATTGGGGAGCAAGTAAGTATGATTTACGAATTCCAGTGCATCAACCAATCAAAGCGTTAATTATTAATTTGGCAGAAACGCTCAAAATCGAGTATAAAGATTTGTCCAAATGCACGATAAAAACAACGAATAAAGCGATATTACTAAGCGATGACGACAAATTGACTAATTTTCAAATTGCGGACGGAGATATTTTAGAAATTTTATAGAAAAAAGGAGAATGAAAACGATGAATAAGACAACAGAAATGGACGGAACAGCTTACGAGTTTACTTATGAGGATTTAGTTTGGAGCATTACGTTCCCGAAATCAAAAACGCATGCCAAAGAACTGGCACAGCTAGAATTATTAGAAAAACCTGCGACACATTTCACTCCTGCGAAAATTTCGAGTGATAGCGATTCGTATACGATTTCTTATGAGATTGCGCCACGTACTTATGGATTTGAACAAGTTCGGAAAATGGGACGCGAAGATAAACTACGCGCACTGCGGAATATTGCAGATTTAAGTGAATTGTTAAACACGCGCTATACATTCTTTTTACACCCAGATAACTTGATTTTCGATATTAACTTAGTGCCAAGCATCGTTCATCGCGGCATTAAAAATATTTTGCCGCCATATGAATTAACG
The sequence above is drawn from the Listeria monocytogenes genome and encodes:
- a CDS encoding EsaB/YukD family protein — protein: MAKNTHMNVTVDFTNWGASKYDLRIPVHQPIKALIINLAETLKIEYKDLSKCTIKTTNKAILLSDDDKLTNFQIADGDILEIL
- the essA gene encoding type VII secretion protein EssA, giving the protein MKFKIAAFVLLLCFAFAPGVLAADSDSYLENNGKMDIKTDRLQKTEEEKTKELEQMEETELDKNGIPLFTDEMDEKIAKQKAAEKAEYDRIKDSLFEEESTSGETVEKTKAKLFTGKYEATAVTTETPTNVETTIEDEMKKTKQKTVGGAIAGTLVALAGGIYVAARNVFE